From one Dermacentor silvarum isolate Dsil-2018 chromosome 3, BIME_Dsil_1.4, whole genome shotgun sequence genomic stretch:
- the LOC119445004 gene encoding sodium-dependent dicarboxylate transporter SdcS-like — MDWSRQLSANAVWVELFFLFLTATASEVTTVKDRLPEFYYIAGNVSQLTDMHPLRLMLPVSAASEFNYMMPSSGARNAIIFEISYISALEMILPGLLMKIVSCFLYLGILNSVGDIMMGDEVLAVVNTTIAATLASTSSASGSVSARNLLFDNKL, encoded by the exons ATGGACTGGTCGCGGCAGCTGTCGGCCAACGCGGTCTGGGTCGAGCTGTTCTTCCTCTTCCTGACGGCCACCGCCTCCGAGGTGACCACCGTCAAGGACAGGCTGCCCGAGTTCTACTACATCGCGGGCAACGTG AGCCAGCTGACGGACATGCACCCGCTGAGGCTCATGctcccggtgtcggcggcgtCCGAGTTCAACTACATGATGCCGTCGTCGGGCGCGCGGAACGCCATCATCTTCGAAATCTCCTACATCTCCGCGCTAGAGATG ATTCTGCCGGGTCTGCTGATGAAGATCGTCTCTTGCTTCCTCTACCTGGGCATCCTCAACTCGGTCGGCGACATCATGATGGGCGACGAGGTGCTCGCCGTTGTCAACACCACGATCGCAGCCACGCTGGCGTCCACCTCCTCGGCCAGTGGGTCCGTTTCCGCCAGGAACTTGCTGTTCGACAATAAACtctga
- the LOC119444111 gene encoding 2-oxoglutarate and iron-dependent oxygenase domain-containing protein 2 isoform X3, whose amino-acid sequence MNDVKEAQHNRDKDELDMCYIPFDEEVYKFKESCLDPEFVQVVKTAKSPESLPPSWIISAEKEVYRIPLFAREFADKLLYELDHFEGSEMPKIRPNILNNYASVLSEVGFDEQFVTPLRDQYLTPLCRALFPHWTGARFDSHNAFAVRCEPGSESGHEFHYDNAEVTLNVCLGRRDFAGGELYFSDMRDEPLDECSSTLLQRPLPRHAFLHRGQQLSGCLPTLSGERVNLVVWLRSSELRNRRCPLCDRAPTLVAAGDGYGDGFTARSASQESAALTVPMFPLHRLTSSSEQLQPVDAVAQ is encoded by the exons GAGTCGTGTCTCGACCCGGAGTTCGTGCAAGTGGTCAAGACGGCCAAGTCGCCAGAGTCGTTGCCGCCTTCCTGGATTATTTCAGCAG AGAAGGAGGTCTACCGCATCCCGCTGTTCGCGCGAGAGTTCGCCGACAAGCTGCTGTACGAGCTGGATCACTTCGAAGGCTCCGAGATGCCCAAGATCAGGCCCAACATCCTCAACAATTACGCG TCGGTTCTCAGCGAGGTGGGCTTCGACGAGCAGTTCGTGACGCCGCTACGCGACCAGTACCTGACTCCCCTGTGCCGGGCTCTGTTCCCACACTGGACGGGGGCTCGCTTCGACTCGCACAACGCCTTCGCCGTGCGCTGCGAACCCGGCAGTGAGAGCGGCCACGAATTCCACTACGACAACGCCGAG GTGACGCTGAACGTGTGCCTGGGCCGGCGCGACTTCGCCGGTGGCGAGCTGTACTTCAGCGACATGCGCGACGAGCCGCTGGACGAGTGCTCGAGCACTCTGCTGCAGCGGCCGCTGCCCCGCCACGCCTTTCTGCACCGCGGCCAGCAGCTGAGCGGCTGCCTGCCCACGCTGAGCGGCGAGCGCGTCAACCTGGTCGTGTGGCTGCGCTCGTCGGAGCTGCGAAACAGGCGCTGCCCGCTCTGCGACCGCGCCCCGACGCTGGTGGCCGCCGGCGACGGATACGGAGACGGATTCACTGCCCG TTCCGCGTCGCAGGAATCGGCCGCGCTGACGGTGCCGATGTTTCCCCTGCACCGGCTGACGTCTTCCAGCGAGCAGCTGCAACCTGTCGATGCCGTCGCCCAATAA